A stretch of Chionomys nivalis chromosome 2, mChiNiv1.1, whole genome shotgun sequence DNA encodes these proteins:
- the Pdcd2l gene encoding programmed cell death protein 2-like isoform X2, translated as MWPLRAAARARRAGVLPAGRLSVPPAAARVRLCPPRLRRRRNAEAQSSGLAAEHWCEGSQDWGSDSEETPPPAPTADLGAELSGVRAADRTAVQLQALHLQDTAPAVTHPSAAGEGPPIHTDVPQFQPYYICVAEEDDYGNSVSLDHAHSLLQDYQRREGVDLEHLLSLCSCSDGDEKYEKTNIKNGDQTFYKFMKRIAACQEQILRYSWSGEPLFLACPTLEVSEVPACSGCGGQRTFEFQLMPALVSMLSSPNLGLAVEFGTILVYTCEQSCWPANQKTPMEEFCIIQEDPDEFLFK; from the exons ATGTGGCCGCTGCGCGCAGCCGCTCGCGCTCGTCGTGCAGGTGTACTGCCCGCTGGAAGGCTCTCCGTTCCACCGGCTGCTGCACGTGTTCGCCTGTGCCCGCCCCGGCTGCGGCGACGGAGGAACGCGGAG GCGCAGAGTAGCGGCCTGGCAGCTGAACACTGGTGTGAAGGCTCGCAGGACTGGGGAAGTGACAGCGAGGAGACACCTCCACCAGCACCCACTGCAGATTTGGGAGCTGAATTGAGTGGAGTCAGAGCTGCAGACAGGACTGCTGTGCAGCTCCAAGCTCTCCACCTGCAGGACACTGCCCCGGCTGTCACTCACCCTTCCGCTGCGGGGGAAGGGCCGCCCATTCATACTGACGTGCCACAGTTCCAGCCCTACTATATCTGTGTGGCCGAAGAAGACGACTACGGCAACTCTGTGAGTCTTGACCATGCCCACAGTCTTCTGCAGGACTACCAGCGGAGAGAAGGTGTGGACCTGGAGCACCTGCTTTCCCTGTG TTCTTGTAGTGATGGGGATGAAAAATATGAGAAGACCAATATTAAAAATGGAGATCAAACGTTTTACAAGTTCATGAAGAGAATTGCAGCCTGCCAGGAACAGATTCTGAG GTATTCGTGGAGTGGAGAGCCTCTCTTTTTGGCCTGTCCCACACTGGAAGTCTCTGAGGTCCCAGCCTGCAgtggctgtggaggccagaggacgtTTGAGTTTCAGCTTATGCCAGCACTGGTCAGCATGCTTAGCAGTCCCAACCTAG GTCTTGCTGTGGAGTTTGGAACAATTCTCGTTTACACATGTGAGCAGAGTTGCTGGCCTGCAAATCAGAAGACTCCCATGGAAGAATTCTGTATTATACAAGAAGACCcagatgaatttttatttaagtag
- the Pdcd2l gene encoding programmed cell death protein 2-like isoform X1 has product MAAARKPVLLGLRDTAVQGCPKGPAAWTASKLGGVPDALPAVTAPGPQCGRCAQPLALVVQVYCPLEGSPFHRLLHVFACARPGCGDGGTRSWKVFRSQCLQVPEKETRTSQAQSSGLAAEHWCEGSQDWGSDSEETPPPAPTADLGAELSGVRAADRTAVQLQALHLQDTAPAVTHPSAAGEGPPIHTDVPQFQPYYICVAEEDDYGNSVSLDHAHSLLQDYQRREGVDLEHLLSLCSCSDGDEKYEKTNIKNGDQTFYKFMKRIAACQEQILRYSWSGEPLFLACPTLEVSEVPACSGCGGQRTFEFQLMPALVSMLSSPNLGLAVEFGTILVYTCEQSCWPANQKTPMEEFCIIQEDPDEFLFK; this is encoded by the exons ATGGCGGCTGCCCGGAAGCCAGTGCTGCTGGGACTTCGAGACACGGCGGTCCAGGGCTGCCCCAAGGGGCCCGCCGCCTGGACGGCTAGCAAGCTGGGCGGCGTCCCG GACGCCCTACCGGCCGTTACCGCTCCGGGGCCGCAATGTGGCCGCTGCGCGCAGCCGCTCGCGCTCGTCGTGCAGGTGTACTGCCCGCTGGAAGGCTCTCCGTTCCACCGGCTGCTGCACGTGTTCGCCTGTGCCCGCCCCGGCTGCGGCGACGGAGGAACGCGGAG CTGGAAGGTGTTCCGCTCCCAGTGCCTGCAAGTGCCAGAGAAAGAGACTCGGACCTCCCAG GCGCAGAGTAGCGGCCTGGCAGCTGAACACTGGTGTGAAGGCTCGCAGGACTGGGGAAGTGACAGCGAGGAGACACCTCCACCAGCACCCACTGCAGATTTGGGAGCTGAATTGAGTGGAGTCAGAGCTGCAGACAGGACTGCTGTGCAGCTCCAAGCTCTCCACCTGCAGGACACTGCCCCGGCTGTCACTCACCCTTCCGCTGCGGGGGAAGGGCCGCCCATTCATACTGACGTGCCACAGTTCCAGCCCTACTATATCTGTGTGGCCGAAGAAGACGACTACGGCAACTCTGTGAGTCTTGACCATGCCCACAGTCTTCTGCAGGACTACCAGCGGAGAGAAGGTGTGGACCTGGAGCACCTGCTTTCCCTGTG TTCTTGTAGTGATGGGGATGAAAAATATGAGAAGACCAATATTAAAAATGGAGATCAAACGTTTTACAAGTTCATGAAGAGAATTGCAGCCTGCCAGGAACAGATTCTGAG GTATTCGTGGAGTGGAGAGCCTCTCTTTTTGGCCTGTCCCACACTGGAAGTCTCTGAGGTCCCAGCCTGCAgtggctgtggaggccagaggacgtTTGAGTTTCAGCTTATGCCAGCACTGGTCAGCATGCTTAGCAGTCCCAACCTAG GTCTTGCTGTGGAGTTTGGAACAATTCTCGTTTACACATGTGAGCAGAGTTGCTGGCCTGCAAATCAGAAGACTCCCATGGAAGAATTCTGTATTATACAAGAAGACCcagatgaatttttatttaagtag